The genomic stretch AGCAGAGGTCATCTTATCTACTGCCACGCATTGAATAACTGTTCTCTCAATCCATTCTCTGCACCAGGAAGATCTATCCACAGTCTGCATTTAGTTGTAACTGTTGTCATAGAAGCTGTGAACTCGTCAAGCCTCCACAgtggctttttcttttttttttcgtggctcTCGCCACAAGCTCCTGTAGGAGGGTCTGCATTCATGCAATCCGAATCTGTTATATGATCCGCTACGGATGCCAGTCGTCTCACCTGGTTTCAATGTCACCCCACAGTCATTATGCAGAGGATTTGGCTTGCAGGGGTAGGCTCATCAGGGGTTACCTCTTTAACAGCCTCATGGATATGGGAGGGCTCAACAGTTTCCTGCTGAGTGGTTAGCAAGGTGACCCCATCACCTGGGGCTTTGTCTTCCTTGAGGCTGACACATTATCAGGACACTAAATACGGGGTGGCACATGCCAAAGAACCCTCAGATGGGCGCAAACTTACTACTGTGCTCAAGACTGTAGTTGTCAGATGACGTAAAACTGCAAATTGCTGCTACACCCATTGTGGCCCACAAACATGCCACTGGCAATTTGAGCTTGGCTTTGTTTTTGGCTTGAGACTATGCAACGTTGCCCAGTGCCATCGGCCGACTTTACACACGTTGTTTTCAACTCCAGTCTGGAACAGTATGGCTGGAGCTCCTAGCTTTCTGCAAATTCGCAAAATTTTGCGGAACCTGCTGTTTCCCTCAGAATCATTAGTTTTTTGCTGAATATTCGACGTCTTACAGAATTATGTGAGGATTTTAATTGATCTGCAGCGTTTTTGTGAGTTAAACCCAATCAGTCGCGACTTCAATGCCCGACATCACTGATAATACTGGCACTTAAATGGCTGAATCTGCCCTGACAAAAGGAAATCTAATGACAGCAACGCCAGCAGGGAGATTGACAGAGTTTAGTCTAGTGCGCAATTGAAAGTTTTGAAAAGGTGGAAAAGAGCGCAGGGTCAGTAGTGATCGTGGGAGAATACTgcactttccttttctttctttttttttttcttgttttcttttgcccGCGGAATCCCACGGGTTTGTATATCCAGCTTCGCGGAAATGCACCATTTCCACTGCAGAAAGCAAGGGGCTTTAAATGTAGCCATGTGCCACGTGGCTcgtgtgccaaaaaaaaaaacgatattatcACTGTGTCTAGCATTTTTAATGAAGTGTATATTTTAAGCCAACATTTGCAGTTTGATAATGCAGGTTCAAAGTTTCTAAGTCGTCGAACATTGCATATTGTTAGCAGGTCACGTTGAGTCCAGAGCAGCAGTAAAGTTTTATTGGTGGCACTGTCCCAGTGCAGTTTACGCAGTGATTTACGAGAATTACTGTTCTGTCATGACCTGAGTGGTCTAAAATCTGTTGCGATTTGATCTACTGTCATTCCAGATGCTGGCTCATGGACACTTCAAACAGTTGCACCCCTTGAGGACTACCTGTGggtctgtgcgtcaaggaccaGAGTGCCGACTACTCGATGTACATAGAAAGTACCATCCGCAAGGACTCTGTTCTTTGTCTGGCACTGCTTCCAGCTTTTATATATTATGTTCTATGACGAGAACCTACGAAAACAAAATCAACATTCTACTGTACTCAAAGTAGAGGTTGAATTAAGACGTTATTTATTTATAGCATCCAAGaaaactgaagaaaaaaaagttgacATATTTATCCTCCTTTCTTGTTCCGGCATTTATGTTAAGCCATAAATTAAATTATCCGGACTTCAAGTTACAAACTGTTTTCACAGAgctttttcctttcgttgacatCGTTACGAAAGAGCCCTCGGTACTACCGTACAGATAATCGAAGAAATACTGCTGCCCCTCGAATTGTTAAAGTAGACGCTACAATGTGACAGGGACAGTTGCACAGAATAAGGAAGGAAGGGGAAAAAGAAAGATGGCTCTGCAAGCCAATTAGCTGCTGACTTGTATTCGAATTGAAATACCTCTCACACCGCACAGTAATATGCATCTGTTCAGCGAGCTCAACATACGCACGAGCCCAGCTCTGTCCACATTCGCGGTgatgagccccccccccccccccttagtgGCACACGTCCTCGTGGCAGTACAGTATGTGTTATAATGTGTATGCGACACGACGGGCTTGATTTTGAGTGACTATATTTTAAAGCACACTTTAAGAGAGATTCATattgtaaaaaggaaaaaaaaatgataaaaactgaatgaagaaagaaataaaaagtttTTTATGTGACACGCTAATTCtcaagaataaaataaaaaagaaaatgtatgCGGTCTATGAGGTTCGCTTTGTCCCAGAGGTGTCTAGTTTCCTCTCATTGTTGCTGATATAGGGTGTTGTGTGTCACAAAATTCTGTCAAACAATCTAGTTGTCATGGCATTATGGGATCAGTGGCATTAATCTTTAGCAAACTTTTGCTATGGCTTATGCACACTTTGTTCAGTTTTCAGTCACTGAAAATAAAATTTCTGTGAAGTGAATCCTAAAATTTGCCAAGTCGATGTAATATTTCTTACCAGAAACAATGTGTATGTCAGATTTCCCGGATTCCATTATGTACAGCCTATATTCCCTACTGCAATGGCAATAGCTAAAGAAATCCCAATATGCTGTTACTGAAAAGAGGAAAACAACAAAGATTCATTacgttgacttggcaaattcaGAAGCTCGATCCGCAAAATCCAATTTGTTGGGACTGAAAATTGATCAGAGTGCTTGTAACTTGTGGCAAAATTTTGCTGAATATAAATTCATTCCATTTATTTTACTATTGGGGCTTAAAAATGTTCACTTTAAGCTTAAATTCAGTTCAACCCTTAAAGGAGCACGGAAGGCACTTGGAACATAGATTCTCTTACCGCAGGATACAAACGTATTACCTTCAGGAACCACAATATTTCCTTCGGGAACCACGAATTCCTTTAGTTACAATTAGtttacagatttttttgtttttaaaattaTGTGTTAGTGCCACTACAGCACTACATGAAGCAACTACAGATATGaactgatggagagaggacagcaggaaggagtggggattAGTACCCATCCCTTGCAGACTTTACGGGGAACTGCCGACATAGTCTGTAAGGTCTGCCGGCacattcgaacccgtgtcacctcccagtctccgctttccacgccaagactgggaggtgacgcgggttcgaaagCACACACTGGCTGtggtgtctgaggttttctctaggttttccagacgaatatgaCACAGTTCCCCAAAGTCCGTCTGAgaatgcatactaacccctctatCCCCCACTttctactgtcctctctccacctgtccacgtctgtatgccatTTATAGCCGCAGTTGTTTTGAGGTGCtgacacagaatttaaaaaagaaaagtttaCACACAGCGGCGGCGATCTCGCCCATGCTGCTCCTGGTGTGTGACGGCATCTACTTCGTGTGCACTTTTTATGGGCTGCCGAGAATCGTCCGCTAGTTAAAGCGACCAGGCCAGACGCGGGTGAGGTGGCGCGAAATGCAACTGCAAAAAGAGCCAGAAGGTGCGCGCCTCGCTATTGGGTGACTCACCTGACGCGGTCACTGGCAGCCAAGAGGGAAGTACCATTCCTGACCCACGTCACTGTAAGTCGTCTTAGTGCTCCAAGATGGCGCGCTGCTGTGCAAATATACATCCCAGGGCTTCTAGTGTGAATTTCTACTCCTCCTAACATATTTGTTTTCGAGTCCTCCTCCTTCGTGCTCCTTTCATTTTCAGATAAACAGGTGTAACAGGTGCGAATATACCCTTCATACACGTTGTCTGGCAAGAAAGTGTTATGTAATACTTAAAAATAGACAGCATGACCTAAAAATTTGCAACCCCCTTCGGTGACACTCATAAGGGTTTTTGCCACAACACTATACGAACAATACTGCAGTTGTGTCATATTTAAGCTAATTTTGTTCATTGAACTTGGAAATTAGCCAACCAATGGCAGGGATTTGAGGTGTGAACCGCCTTGGTTCTTCGTAccttccccctccccccatcaAATTTCTGAGATTGCCAGTTTCAGCTTGGATGTATTTTTTCTTCATGAATTCAGAAGCCTATTGCTGCAATACGGTATGCTAATTGAAATTGCAGGGCTTTTCGTAAGATTTACTCAGGAATTTGACACCACAAAATCTGTTGCTTGTGAAGCACTCTTGCTAGAACTGTTTACAAAACTGTTGGATCAATCTCAACCACTGCGAAGTGGAAAAGGCAACGCCAACTGAGGACCTCATCACGCAACCTATCATTTTTAGTGACTGGTAGTTGACATCAGGCATGTTGACAGTGGCTTCACTGTAGGGGGTGTGGTCAGCATCAGGTGACACACCGCACTAATACCACCACTTCCTCTCTTTCACTGCGACGTGACACCACCAAGAACAACATGAGCTCTCTGCGAGCGCatgattttatttttgtctgGGTGTGGTATGATTGTATTTGTCGAAATCAAATCCAAAATAGTGGAAAGGAATCCATTATTGGGGGTGTGACACAAAAAGATCCCACGTCTGTTGACACGTACCCTAGTGATGCCACTGCATGTTGACAACAAGAGGCGTAGTTGTGGTTTATTTTCTTCTTGCAGAGGAGTCGGGACCTTTGGGAGGAACCAGCAGctacacaaatgcaaaaacTTCCACCAAACGACCAATTTTAGGATTTTGGGGTGTCAAAATTTGTAGAAACCTTCTGAAAAACCTTGTGATTTGGACTTGATAGTGTTGTAACTGTAGACCTTGTAAATCATGAAGAAAAATGATTACCCTTGCTTGGCCAGTTTTCAAGTTCAATTAACAGAATCAGCTTAATAGACAACTTGCAATACTTGTAGCGCTATCTCTTGTACAGACCACAAGGCATCAAGAAATTTGTCCTTTCGTTCCTTTCACACGATGTTCTGGACAAAGCCATATCTATATATGAGGATTACTCTTTTGCTTAATTTGATTTTGTGTTACATGTGAACTATAACCTTCGGCTTGGCTTTACAACAAATATTTTGTTATTTCTTCAACACAACATGATTGTCGGCGATCATCACTGCCACACGGCATCGCATTCCTCATTTGCATGGGACAACATTATTGCACGGTAATTAATGCAAGTATGTATATATTATGTATGCAAGGTTATGCTGTTcggcacctttttttttctagactTCTCAGAGTAGATCTCAAATGCAGCCACAGGAAATCTGAGCAGACTTGCAAGGAACCTCGCACTGCTGAGTGTCAACACACAGAATAACATGCAAGTCCCACCGAAGTTGCGCATGGACAGCAGAGCTCCAGAGAACGTAACACCCACAGCACACTGTGAGCTTTTGCGCTGCCTGCTGTGATCTATGCAGGTTGCTGATTAATGTACGACATTAATGCAAACTGCCATAGTGCGTGGCAGAAACATTTACGAGTGTCATCCGAGAGGCTACAAACTTTTATGTCATGCATCCTATTTCTAAGGATTAGGTAACAGTCTTGTACCAAacaccagtgttgcggatttggccgctcaaatcggaaattcaatgtataaagtgacgttttggggggcgatTGGGAGGGGGCAATTTGacgagttgcttctacttacagccgtATGCTCGCTCTACCACTTCTAGCGTTCGCACGCCCCGtgcgggcaacgggcatgccgagcgtgctccctcttagaggttgaagacgcgcagccatttcggatcgttgggatcgttgactgtggatgttgtatttcacgcgcgaccagccgccgtacgattagctggaagctaacaccCGCCGCGTCTTAgagggcatgagtacttcccacagagctaggcagtcctgagcattgcccgagcccagagctgcgtcggcctgcagtgtgatagcattagattcctcctcacgaaaaaaactcgtcctccgtcatttaattccccgttggctcagacggctctcctcgccggcgcgtagccgacagctagccactccgccgcgcggaattgcgcaatgccagtggaagaggggcgcaaagggaagcccaacgaaCATACATGTAATGGatgaatgatgggagttgagttgaaggcatccagaaagaaaatagtaaaactttatcgaaaatcagccgcactttctgttgcattgccaacacgtaattcgttaagtgcccttaaatttttgtgttacaccaaaatagaaaaagtgatactgatcaaaatgtattgaatcgtagatgattggctcactctgggaggggcggtgcacaacccccatctccatcatcacgtatcgtgttggtgttgactcgggcttcacggggcatgaacagtgtggagttggtaggtatggtacagCTTCCCAAAACCGGATTTTGGAtcaggaacctcctcgtcatttagcaccgggcaaacacgcctgagtgaaggaattcctattgcgggcctaggctcagctacgccTAAAAACACACGGCTGCATCGATTTCTACCACcagtactcaaaagaccacaggtcgttggttactataccctgAGGGTCACAATTAATGGATCAttaataaatcgtgggacatgttacgaatacttatactaaacatgtagcccatgggtctattttaatgctgacgtttcggggctttgtaaaaattttccttGCGCAGTACAGGCTGTTGTAatcaaggaagaaaagaaagggtatgcgaggaagagtggcacatcttgccatgattgtccgtgggtgtaggaaaggcttgccttcccgaaatcacgaaatgataggacgtgatatatttattgttcgttttcaCTTTGTTTTTTCGTGAATGGGTGTACCCATATGCATTcaatatgatggcgaagaccaagaatttcgcgacatgatttggcaagcttgaaacgggtcgTGCTGGAAGACTCACctagaggtccacgggaaaggtgctgtccaatcgacagaataacgttaactgcgttcaaagaactgcacctggtgttccctcggtgcggtgaggggaagtgattggagcaaaacggctactcctgtcgctctgggGAGGGGACGCCACtagatttcagacaaggtcaccAATTCGCAtagaatgcgaaacggcgcttcgctcaatttcaaatccatgcatcttgtgagggagcttggcgaaagccacgcgcaaatccgctgaaaaaggggcgattcaatcaaaatccaaatcattagtggaaaatgcgattgaatccaaatccaaatcattagtggaaaatgcgattcaatccaaatccaaatcctgcccatattttttagcgcaaatcaaatcgcaaatcaaatccgccagccctccggtggatttgaatccggatttaaatcaaatccgtggattcaaatccgcaacactgtagacgtgtgtgtgtgtgtgtgtgcatcagtggcgtagccacgggggggctcgagccccccctatcTGCCatggaccgacccacacaaatcgtgcaaatccgagaacataatgtgtgtgtgtgtgggggggggggggaccagtgtgacgatcgctaaagttcttgcagttcatggcgtctatctaagaagcactcttgaatggttttcaaagtatgagcttttcaaaatacttccaatctcgtgacaccaccccattggtcatgacagcctatacatgtaatcgtattgtgaacgtctaaatcaactattttcgttcttttttactcctcagtttgcagtgtgcacaagtatgtgtgtgttgtcgacacaggatcagcgaagggggggggggggggcgagttttcgtatcgagccctaccttggaggtctggctacgccactggtgtgTATACACATTTTTAATGTGTATGGCACTTGGAACACACCAGCAAAGTTTTGAACGGTGATGTTGTAGAATTGTTTatgcttagagcctgaagttttagggttttacccgattcttccccgaatttgcaccccgaattgaaggttgacactttagggtgaaacccgatttttacccggcaaattgccttcactgggacgtctgtaggaatgcaataacttacttgtttggcagcaaacgcagttacatcaccgtttgtaccaaaccagtacagttcgtctgtaatagagcccgatttctgCCCAAATTTAGTGTagtggaagtttttttcacccgaattcgcatgaatttagtgcacatgtttatttacccaatttttacccccaaacttagaaataaatatttcccgaaaacttcaggctctatttatgcTGTGCTAGTGCTGAAAGTCTGTTTCGCAGATGAACCAGCTCGAACAGGGGCAGATCCTGGTGCAACGACTGTGGGTTTCAAAATTTTGACCAGTGGCACTCTCAGTTTAAAAACTTTGCTGGCACATAGACCACACCACGGTAGCCATCCGGAAACGTGGAACAGAAAATATCTATTTCACCAAGTTATTTAGATTTCCATGATCTCAATTGTATAAAGAGCAGAGCTGTCAAACTTGAGCTGTCCCAACCTCTGCGACAGCAACCACTGTTCCACGTGATCTAGGTCCACAAAGAGCTTCTGAACACCTTCCACAACGCGGCATGCGCGCTCCAGGAGATGGCCAACTTCCTCCTTGTTGGAAAGTAGCAGACGCGGTAGGTGAGCATCAATGATACAGCAGAGCCAGTCGAGAGCCTTCTGCATTGGAACGGAGTCTCCAAGCGAATAAGACTCCAGGAAGGACAACAGGTAACCAATGAGGGCTTTGGCCTCATCTAAGGAGATGCCATGTTGGAGACTGTGTAGGAGGCGGTCGGCAGAATAAGGTGTGTTCAGTGCTGCGTTCATGGCTGACTCGTCCAGCTTGTTGCAGAGTAGGTTACGAACCGTCAGCACCAACTGGTCTTCTGATGGCTCCAGAGCTACCTGGGATGATCAATGGTGAAGGTTATTACACTCTGCAACGGCTTCTGTCTGCATTTACGTGAGAAGTATTGCGCAACGTTATTAAATAAGTCTCAACGCTTTACTCGAAGTTGTCCCAGATACAGTAAACTCTCGTTAAAACGAAGTCAGCGAGATTGGGGAAAAATTTGGTAAAAGCGGACGCGCCACAACAAACAGTAACGGGAGCTTTGGAGTTGCGCTGGAACATTTTAGGAGACTTCCAACAATCATTCAGTCAAGCAAACTCACGTTAGTGTCAAGCACATTGACATCATTTTGATTTATGTGTAGATGGGAAAAGAAAATATAATGAAGAAAGAGGAAATGCTGGGTTTGCCATTACAATCTGCACCTACATTACTCCTAGCTGCCCGTGGTGGTGTTGCTGTACCACCGTACCAGTCTCTCCCCAAAATGTGATTTTTTTACACATGTATATTTACGCACACATGGTGAGACTAAAGGGTGTTACACAATCACGCAGAATTCTGTGCTATTCCGACAGCATCTTTGGCAAATTTATGGAATACGTACTGCCATATCTTGCTGCTTACATAACACCCAATTTTCAGACAATTTTGTTCTGCACCACAGAGGCAGTAGCTGCCGAATGACAATGCCTTTGAGAGCAAAATTTCTTCTACTTTGTTTCATCTCATTCCTTATACACATAAGCTATTTGTCCGAACCAACCTATTGCGGATTAACTCATCTTGTGTAGCGTGATGAACCCAATGTGTATAATATGATCTACAACATACTTTTCCCATATCGAGGCACATTTCCTTTCGTGTGCCTGCTGCATCCAAGCTGTCAGATGCTGTCTCATTGGACCGAGCTGCTCCAAGACCGACGAGTCTGGATAGCTGTGTCGGACCAACAGAGAGCAGAACGCAGGAAAGCAGAAGATCAGGACGCAGCAGAAACACTAGATTTCCAATAAGTGCTGCTTGGCGCACTTTTACCAGCTGACTTGCTTCACATGTCTGCAGTGGCAGAGCCCATATGACCAGTCGATCCTGAGACACTACGAGGATGCGTTGCGCGTCTAATGCAAAAATCTTGGTCCTGGCTGACGGCAAGATGTCTTCGGACAGCTTGCCAATTTCGGAATGGCCGTTCTCTGTGACTACTGCGAGCGTGCCATCTGACAACAATATCAGAGGCTTTCCATCAGACAGGCAGCAAGACAACATCTTACTACTGCATAGCAGCGTAGTCAATGATACACTGAACACTGTGCTCACATCTGCTGAATCAGCTCTCACGAGTTTACACTTTTGCTCGCTTCCTGCATCCGTCACCGTTAGAACAAACGTGGCTTTGTCAGTGGTGTTCAGCTCAACGTGCACAACTTGCTCGCTGGCGTCTACACTCGAGCACGCACCGTTACATGCCGCTGTGAGTGTGAAAAGCGACCCATCTTGGAATACCACGAGAGGCTCATCGTGTGGTCGCGACAGAACGCGGTACGGAGCACAGGCAAGCTGAACGGATTTGCGCTTAACGCTGCTTGTCTCTTCGGGTGAAATGAATGAAATTGTTCTGCGGTACACCGCTATGTACTGCTCCTTTGTGGGGTCGTACACAACGGGACACGTGAACGGTGACGTTAATTTGGTGTGCCAAGTTCGCACCTTGACTGCCCGGTCGTCGTCGATTTCAATCAACGATGCGGACATCGAGTCGTGCGTTACAATCACAGACGTGGCAGTTGGACCAGGTTGGACACACATGTCACCAAACGTGGTGACGTCGTTGGAGACAGTCATCACCGAGAATGGTTCGGATATTTTCGTCATGATTCCGGCTACAGTCAACAGACCTCACAGCGGTTGCGCTCAGAGTCCACGGTTCTGTTCTGTAGAGGATGAGTATACGTTGTTCACTTTATAAAGACATTTTTACACTTCCAACGATGGTTTGGTAATGCCGGGAACATTAGGACATTCACAATTCGCGAAGCATTCGCCAGCGTAACCGACACCGACGGACACCACCACACAAACCACGTTTTTACCTTTGTGGCGCTGCGATCTGCGGTAGCGATGTAGTGAGTGATAATGGCCATTATAAGTTTCCGACTTGCAAAAGcattagtcgtgtatatgtcaTAAACTATGTCTTAGTAACTATGTGTTTTTATGTCGTGATAAGTGAGAGGAAATTTAATGCAGATGAGCATTAGCAAGAATATCGAAACCAAACAACCAACCTTACCTAAAT from Ornithodoros turicata isolate Travis chromosome 4, ASM3712646v1, whole genome shotgun sequence encodes the following:
- the LOC135392845 gene encoding uncharacterized protein LOC135392845 codes for the protein MTKISEPFSVMTVSNDVTTFGDMCVQPGPTATSVIVTHDSMSASLIEIDDDRAVKVRTWHTKLTSPFTCPVVYDPTKEQYIAVYRRTISFISPEETSSVKRKSVQLACAPYRVLSRPHDEPLVVFQDGSLFTLTAACNGACSSVDASEQVVHVELNTTDKATFVLTVTDAGSEQKCKLVRADSADVSTVFSVSLTTLLCSSKMLSCCLSDGKPLILLSDGTLAVVTENGHSEIGKLSEDILPSARTKIFALDAQRILVVSQDRLVIWALPLQTCEASQLVKVRQAALIGNLVFLLRPDLLLSCVLLSVGPTQLSRLVGLGAARSNETASDSLDAAGTRKEMCLDMGKVALEPSEDQLVLTVRNLLCNKLDESAMNAALNTPYSADRLLHSLQHGISLDEAKALIGYLLSFLESYSLGDSVPMQKALDWLCCIIDAHLPRLLLSNKEEVGHLLERACRVVEGVQKLFVDLDHVEQWLLSQRLGQLKFDSSALYTIEIMEI